The sequence below is a genomic window from Acidimicrobiales bacterium.
GAGACGGGCGAGCTCGGATTCGTGCACGGTCACCTGGTCGTCGAGAGGTTCGCGCTCCTCGAGCACCGCCAGGAGCCGGTCCTCGATTCCAGACACCCGGGCCTTCAGGGAGTCGAGCTCCTCGGACATCGCCTGGAGCTCGCGGGACGCCGATACCTCTCCGCCATACAGGCGGCGGCTGACCTCCGCGGAGCGCCGCTCGGCGGCTGTGAGCTCCGATTCGAGCGCGTCCTGCCGGGAGGCCACTTCGTCTCGAGCGGCCGCCGCGTCCCGGAGCGCGGACCGGGTCTGCTCCACGCGCCGTGCGATCTCCACAAGAGCCGCGCGCTCCGGCAGGGTCGCCCGGCGGTGCTTGTGCTGGTCTATAGAGGTGTCGAGGGCCTGAAGATCCAAAAGCGCGTTCGGTTCCTCGAGGACCATCAATGCCGCCCGTGACCCGGTTGGGCAGCGGGTGCGGGCGCCGGAGCAGGTGCGGTCGGGGCGGGTACCGGGCTGGATGGCTGGTAGGGGGTGGGGCCTGAGTTCACGTACCCATAGTTGTGGTCGAGGACGTCGTCGCGCACGAGTGCAGGTGAAGTTATGTAATGGGGCGCGGGGAGGAGGCCCATGTTCGGCGGCGTGAACTGGAGGACGGGCTGACCGTTGAGTGCGGCGATCATGAAATCGTGCCAGGTGTGCGCCGGGAATGTGCCGCCGTAGACCTGGGGGGCACCCCCGACGTCGACCATCGGCACTTCGGCGCCCCGGTTGCCCATCCAGACCGTCGCCTCGAGTTGGGGTGTGAAGCCATTGAACCAGGCATCCACGTTGTGGTTGGTCGTCCCGGTCTTGCCTGCGGCCGGCCTACCCGCCAGCGCTGCTGCCGTACCCGTGCCGTTCTGCACCACCGCCTGAAACGCCACGTTCGCCTCCTCCGCGATCTGCGCCGCGACCACGCGGTGACCCGGATCCCCACCGGTGTAGATGGTCCTGCCCGACCGATCGACCACATGGTCGATGAAGCTCGGGGCGTGGTACACGCCACCGTTGGCGACAGCGGCGTACGCCGCCGCCATCTCTATCGGGTGCACCGCGACCGACCCGATCACGATCGACGGGTACGGCTCGAGATGCGCGGTGATCCCGAACCGGTGTGCCATGGAGATCACGTTCGGCAGACCCACCTCGTGAGCGAGACGGATGAAGGCACAGTTGGTCGACTGCGCAGTCGCGTTGAGAAGGGTGAGGATCCCGCCACCGTTACCCTCGTCGTTGTTCGCGGGGTTGGTCACCAGGTCGTGGTCCGTGGGAAAGTCGATCGCGCACGGAGACTGCCCGTCGAGCGTGTCGAATATCGAGTACCCGCCTTCGAGCGCGGCGAGAAGGGTGAAGATCTTGAACCCGGACCCGGGCTGGCGCGTCCCCTGGGTGACCACGTCGAAGCGGTTCTGCTCGAAGGACGGACCGCCAACCATGGCCCGCACCTTCCCGGTTGCTGGATCAACCGCCACCATGGCCTCTTCGAAGCCTCGGTTGTTCGCCGGCGTGTCGTTCTTCACCGCTTGTTCGGCGGCGGCCTGTACCGACGGGTCCAGGTCGGTGTAGATGTTCAGTCCCCCGTCGAACAACTCCTTGTACCGCTGGGCGTACGTGCTCCCCAGCGGGCTGCCCGGGCCGAGCAACTCGGACTCGACCTCCCTCACGTAGTAGTCGCTCATGCCGTCCGCCGCGACCGGCTGCTCGACCACCGACTTGGGCAACGGCGACGAGTTCGCTGCGATCTGCTGCGCCGCGGTGATGTCGCGGTAGTGGAGCATCCGGTCGAGCACTTCGGAACGACGCGTCTGTGCCTCTGCGGGATGAAGGAGCGGGTCGTACCCGTTGGGGTTCTGGATCATCCCGGCCAGCAACGCTGCCTGCGGCAGGGTCAGCTGGCTGGCGTGCTCCCCGAAGTAAGCCCTCGCCGCCGCTTCCACCCCGTAGGCACCGTTCCCGAGGTAGATCGTGTTCAGGTACGCCTCGAGGATCTGGTTCTTGGTGTAACGGCGTTCGAGGCGGTCTGCGAGAACTGCCTCTTTGATCTTGCGTGACAGCTTGCGTTCCGAGTTGAGGTAGGTCTGCTTCACGAGCTGCTGGGCGATCGTCGAGCCGCCCTGGAGCGCCGTACCAGAAGAGTCCGCCGCGAAGGCCCTGACGATCGAGGGGATGTCGAAGCCGCCGTGCGTATAGAAGCGGTGGTCCTCCGTGTCGAGGGCAGCCGTCACCATCGTCTTCGACACCTGACCGAGAGGTACCGGGATGCGAGTCTGCGAGGCCTTCAAGACGGCGAGCACCGTCTTGCCGTCAGCGGCGTAGACGGTCGATCCGTTGACCGGATCGACTTCCAATGCGGCGAGTGGCGGGATGGTCGCGCTGGCGGCCCCGTGGACCATGCCGTCGCCGACCGCGGCGAGAGCGGACGCTGATCCGGCCATGACCGCTGCGGACACGGCTATCACGGCCGCGAAGCGCACTGCGGTGGAGCGGGCCGGGCGGAACACGAGGGGTAGTAGCTACCCACCCTAAGCGCCTCTCATGCAGGCGCCGGCCCGCAACCTGCCGCCGGTTAGCCGGACAATACGACTCCGGCGGTCGCTTCGCGCTCGCCTAGACGATGACGGTCTTGTCGTCGACGACGTAGTCGAACACGAGCGGCGTGCATTTGCGTTCCATGATCCAGCCGCCGAAGGCAAGGTGCTCCTTGTGCCCGAGGTACTGCTCGTAGGAGGCCTGGTCGGGGAATTCCATGAACAGCAGGTACTGGTACCCCTGTGAGTAATCCGTCGACAGTGCGGAACCGAAGCGAAGAGTGGAGATACCGCCGATGGCTTCGGGCCACGCCTGGACCTGCCGGCACATCTCCGCCTCGTCCTCGGTCCCGAGCTTGTCGGGGAAGGCCAACAGCACGACATGTTGCAGGCTCACGGTCCCTCCTCCCGCCGACACGGTGCCGGCGTCCATGGTGGGGGCCGCATCTCGTCCCCGGGAGCGGGGATTTCTGGCTTCACGGCCCTGCGGTGAAGTCTAACCAACCAAACCCTTGCCCACCTTCCACAGGAGGTAGGCGCTCAGGGTCGTGATGGCCACGGTGGAGGCGCCGAGGAAACCCGAGGTAATGGTTCGGTTGACACCCGAGCCCATGACGTCCCGCCGGCTGGTCAACAGCGTAAGGGGCACCAGGGCAAAGGGAATAGCGAAGGACAGCACGACCTGCGAGTACACGAGCGCGTCGGTCGTGTTGGCCGCGAAGGCGAGGACCAGAAGGGAGGGCGCGATCGTGACGAGGCGACGGAGGTAGAGCGGGACACGCCAGTTCATGAAGCCTGCCATGACGACCTGGCCCGCGTAGGTGCCGACGCTCGACGAGGAGAGACCGGCGGCGATTAGCGCCGCACCGAATGCCAGGGCCGCTCCGCCTCCCACCATGGCAGCGAGATGGACGTGGACCTCCTGGAGCTGGGTGACTGCGGGCATGCCGGACCGATAGAAGAGGGCCGCCGCCACGCACAGCATCGCCAGGTTCACCAAGCCGGCGACGCCTAGACCGACGACACAATCCCAGCGGTTGAATCGTATGAGCCTTCGCAGCTCTTCTTCGTCCCGGGGTTGGATGCGGTCCGTCTGCAACGCGGAGTGCAGGTAGACGACGTGGGGCATCACGGTGGCACCCACGATGCCCATGGCCAAGGTCACCGCGTTGGTGTTGCCGAGACGGGGCACCAAACCGGCGGCGATGCCGCCGTAGGACTGGTGTCCGGCCATGAAGAACAGACCGATCAGACCCCCGGCCACGAGGGCCATGAAGGCCACGATCGCCAACTCGAACTGCCGGTAGCCCTTGCGCTCGAGGGCGAGCACGCCGAAGGCCACAACGGCGGTGACGAGCCCGGCTGGGAGGAGGGGCAGGCCGAAGACGAGGTTCAGCCCTATAGCGGCGCCGACGACTTCGGCGAGGTCGGCGGCCATCGCCACGATCTCTGCTTGGCCCCAGAGGAAGAGATTGACTCCTTTCGGATACAGATCACCGCAGAGCTCCGGGAGGCTCCGCTGGGTGACGAGCCCGAGCTTCGAGGTGGCGTACTGGATCAGGATCCCGAGAAGGTCGGCGAGAAGGATGACCCAGACGAGGAGATAGCCGTGAGCGCTTCCCGCCTCGAAGTTGGTGGCGAAGTTGCCGGGGTCGACGTAGGCGACGGAGGCCACGAACGCCGGGCCGAAGTAGACGAGGGCCGACCGGATCCGGCCCCGAGGCAGGAGGACCGGCAGCACTCCTGTCAGCTGCCTTCGACCTGGCAGGGGAAGTTCTGCCGGCGGGCGAAGTCGTCCACCTGGTCGGGGGATCACGGATGCATGATTGAAGAGCGGTCACGTCCCGGTCGCGACGGGGGAACCACCACCGCTTCGAGTGCCTTAATCGAGGACGACTATGGCGTGCACCGGGCACTCGATGATGGCGCGCCTGACGCTGCTCTCGTCCGCCGGAGCAACCTCGTTCGAACCGGCCAACGACGCATATCCCCAATCGTCAAGGGAGAAGTAGTCGGGAGCGTGCAACGCGCACCTCCCGAACCCGTCACAGACCGTTCGGTCGAGCTTGATCCTCATCGACGGGACCCCTCTGGTTCCATGGTCATGGCGAACGGCTTCAGCTGGGGAGCACCGCCGCACACGTCACAGGTCGTCCCCAGGTGCCCTTCGACCTGGTCCGGGAACTCAAGCAGAAGAGATCTGGCAAGGTTGGCGGCCCCGTCGAGGGTCGCGCAGGCGCCTCGCCCGGGCAGCACCTCTCCCCACCGCCGCAACCGCTCGACGTCTGTCCGGTCGGCCGACCCTTCGCGTAGGGAAGCCAGGACACCGGCCATCGCCGCCGTGCCGTTGAAGCAGGATCCGCACTGGCCCGCGTTCTCCCGGCCGAAGTAGGCCATCACATCGGCGGCGACCGCGACCGGGCAGTGGTCCCCGCCGAGGATGGACACGGCTCCACAGCCGAGCCCGCTGCCGGCTTGAGAGAGCGAGTCGTAGTCGAGCGTGAGCTGCTCGGCGCGAGGCCCGATCAAACCCGCGAAGTAGCCGCCCATCAAAGTGCCGGCAATCACCCCGCGATTGCCTCCCAACTGGTCCACGGCGTCGCGCAGCGGCGTGCCGAGCGCCACCTCGTACAGGCCCGGAGTCGTCACGGCGCCACCAAGGGTCAGCAAGAACGTGCCGGGAGCCCCATCGGTTCCGTAGGTCCGGAACTCATCCACGCCACGGGCGGCCAGGAACGGAAGGTTGGCGAGGGTCTCGACGTTGCTGACCAGGGTCGGCTGCCCCCCGACGCCGACCTCGAACGGCCGCGGAGGCTTGTCGGTCGGCTTCGCCGGTCCTCCGTTGACGGCCCGGACGGCCGCCGTCTCCTCGCCGGCTATGTAGGTCGGTTCGACGCGATGGACCGAGACGCTGTAGCCATCCACCGGCCGCTCCTCGAGCGCCTGCCAGATGCTTCGCTCGCTCTCCTCGTCGGACAGATAGACCACCGCGTGTGATGCCCCGACGAGCTGGACGGCAAGTCGGACACCATCGAGGACGAGGTGAGGCCGGGTCCGCATGAGCCATCGATCCTTGACCGATGCCGGCTCTCCTTCTTCCCCATTTGCCAGCACCACAGGGGCCGTGCGGGACGCCCGGACGGCCGCCACCTTCCGCGTGAAGGGGAACGCCGCTCCCCCGCGGCCACGCAGGCCCGACGCCTCCACGGCCTGGAGGAGGGCCGACAGGTCGGGGCTCGGCGCGTAACCGCCTGTTGCGAGGTACTCGGAGAGATCCTCGCGTCCCGTCTGCTCACGCAGCAGCCGGGGAACGATTCCAGGCGCCGCCGCCACCCGCAACAGCTTGCTCGTCCCGTGGGCGGCGCCCGTGATCGTGCTCTCTGTCATGGCGTGCTCATCGTCTCGGCACCACCCACGAAATCGAGGACCATGGGAGCAGCCATGTACCAGTAGTCGAAGATGCTGCCCTCACCC
It includes:
- a CDS encoding ferredoxin, whose translation is MRIKLDRTVCDGFGRCALHAPDYFSLDDWGYASLAGSNEVAPADESSVRRAIIECPVHAIVVLD
- a CDS encoding transglycosylase domain-containing protein, with translation MFRPARSTAVRFAAVIAVSAAVMAGSASALAAVGDGMVHGAASATIPPLAALEVDPVNGSTVYAADGKTVLAVLKASQTRIPVPLGQVSKTMVTAALDTEDHRFYTHGGFDIPSIVRAFAADSSGTALQGGSTIAQQLVKQTYLNSERKLSRKIKEAVLADRLERRYTKNQILEAYLNTIYLGNGAYGVEAAARAYFGEHASQLTLPQAALLAGMIQNPNGYDPLLHPAEAQTRRSEVLDRMLHYRDITAAQQIAANSSPLPKSVVEQPVAADGMSDYYVREVESELLGPGSPLGSTYAQRYKELFDGGLNIYTDLDPSVQAAAEQAVKNDTPANNRGFEEAMVAVDPATGKVRAMVGGPSFEQNRFDVVTQGTRQPGSGFKIFTLLAALEGGYSIFDTLDGQSPCAIDFPTDHDLVTNPANNDEGNGGGILTLLNATAQSTNCAFIRLAHEVGLPNVISMAHRFGITAHLEPYPSIVIGSVAVHPIEMAAAYAAVANGGVYHAPSFIDHVVDRSGRTIYTGGDPGHRVVAAQIAEEANVAFQAVVQNGTGTAAALAGRPAAGKTGTTNHNVDAWFNGFTPQLEATVWMGNRGAEVPMVDVGGAPQVYGGTFPAHTWHDFMIAALNGQPVLQFTPPNMGLLPAPHYITSPALVRDDVLDHNYGYVNSGPTPYQPSSPVPAPTAPAPAPAPAAQPGHGRH
- a CDS encoding NADH-ubiquinone oxidoreductase-F iron-sulfur binding region domain-containing protein; this encodes MTESTITGAAHGTSKLLRVAAAPGIVPRLLREQTGREDLSEYLATGGYAPSPDLSALLQAVEASGLRGRGGAAFPFTRKVAAVRASRTAPVVLANGEEGEPASVKDRWLMRTRPHLVLDGVRLAVQLVGASHAVVYLSDEESERSIWQALEERPVDGYSVSVHRVEPTYIAGEETAAVRAVNGGPAKPTDKPPRPFEVGVGGQPTLVSNVETLANLPFLAARGVDEFRTYGTDGAPGTFLLTLGGAVTTPGLYEVALGTPLRDAVDQLGGNRGVIAGTLMGGYFAGLIGPRAEQLTLDYDSLSQAGSGLGCGAVSILGGDHCPVAVAADVMAYFGRENAGQCGSCFNGTAAMAGVLASLREGSADRTDVERLRRWGEVLPGRGACATLDGAANLARSLLLEFPDQVEGHLGTTCDVCGGAPQLKPFAMTMEPEGSRR
- a CDS encoding Nramp family divalent metal transporter — translated: MIPRPGGRLRPPAELPLPGRRQLTGVLPVLLPRGRIRSALVYFGPAFVASVAYVDPGNFATNFEAGSAHGYLLVWVILLADLLGILIQYATSKLGLVTQRSLPELCGDLYPKGVNLFLWGQAEIVAMAADLAEVVGAAIGLNLVFGLPLLPAGLVTAVVAFGVLALERKGYRQFELAIVAFMALVAGGLIGLFFMAGHQSYGGIAAGLVPRLGNTNAVTLAMGIVGATVMPHVVYLHSALQTDRIQPRDEEELRRLIRFNRWDCVVGLGVAGLVNLAMLCVAAALFYRSGMPAVTQLQEVHVHLAAMVGGGAALAFGAALIAAGLSSSSVGTYAGQVVMAGFMNWRVPLYLRRLVTIAPSLLVLAFAANTTDALVYSQVVLSFAIPFALVPLTLLTSRRDVMGSGVNRTITSGFLGASTVAITTLSAYLLWKVGKGLVG
- a CDS encoding C4-type zinc ribbon domain-containing protein, with the protein product MVLEEPNALLDLQALDTSIDQHKHRRATLPERAALVEIARRVEQTRSALRDAAAARDEVASRQDALESELTAAERRSAEVSRRLYGGEVSASRELQAMSEELDSLKARVSGIEDRLLAVLEEREPLDDQVTVHESELARLRAEGDGIGRALAAAEEQVDSEIAELDRRREETAARVPESLSAQYERLRSRLGGVAVARLVGNRCDGCHLTLPATELDRIRHLPAGEMVTCDQCGRILVVG
- a CDS encoding Dabb family protein, whose amino-acid sequence is MSLQHVVLLAFPDKLGTEDEAEMCRQVQAWPEAIGGISTLRFGSALSTDYSQGYQYLLFMEFPDQASYEQYLGHKEHLAFGGWIMERKCTPLVFDYVVDDKTVIV